The following proteins are encoded in a genomic region of Arachis stenosperma cultivar V10309 chromosome 4, arast.V10309.gnm1.PFL2, whole genome shotgun sequence:
- the LOC130976989 gene encoding FIP1[III]-like protein isoform X2 produces the protein MEAFDDDDDFGELYADVELPPLAPTTDLFIQQQQQQQQRQQPPNSNGNGDGGCVALSDSDDDDGLNIVLNDDEGVCNGLPPVARSDDVDDDCGGEGGGDGGGGERLEDRSEFLSKNGVRGGYGSLFFRRKYTRNQGLISLGIGSSLSKSWRNGDTCSQNLPSSSSHVTRICATTNPKGVQYGYGSVLPWSIFDVNIEMFPEKSWRVPGADITDYFNFGFNENTWKLYCASLEQLWQTTMGTGISGDESLKLTQEAMSQQIDEVVSGSALSPSSEFELPKGRAIQVEDNMIERKPSMDVKRPRNQDSDVIIQIKVHESSDDCSRSGNSTVMDASLEGEPALVDNKILTSSGELDVSEDQLEAVKKSVQERTGLIPEVDEHELQDEVDKHSNDAAQVPGGEMKSEQGVAIDTYSADPCWIESELSLGDQELSLTSYTDSDSEATENSVHVDNEKSHIPLRRQSVNSDISLKNSLPVHRKNSKGNNLDRRPPNVTYYSRNKRPFQKECRRQNGRQWRGSSLNYPIEYDNDSSSIPSYSARDLSLFGNQFIDYDICKERAPGFASRKRRYDRETKQSFYYGREKVNNNLFQTLHTKYSYRDDREIFREKTNQYDRKYENERDYFFESRSPMADDEGRERKWHDADLEYYADDLSPHSCWELRQFPRKHSSFPDEERGAHRGRMNDRFGDRYYSDDLDEYELEFLNTSYRISPYSEKNMESLNNRHEESFSDIDIDPRRSARRDRHCDRPLDLDNLWPGKREDYSQKYKHHQISKKRRECRQSYATSMRNYAYGTRVTEKLEVSRRYEHARNNRGSYGYTDAVEDEDFMIDPAEEYQCYRSPSEVLNWIEDENTFQHHEIHTSSLHAKVQLGGIEFQQHQLNMPRSSENCLNGRSKIMDRGKCWQAVPRYRKSVHLVSEEGKSLSSSRLSHKDMLESVNQGMAKKRRALVGSEEFRHRTIKLSTSKCESNHRNKKSLQNIPDKGHKDCSDIEEGQIVMEEPCLEASTSRRDVSEVAALTETARKGRSKNENNAVHLIGGYDSQRILDTLAKMEKRRERFKQPISTKAEESSVINNDSAIDTGEMKQHRPARKRSWLGS, from the exons ATGGAAGCTTTCGATGACGATGACGATTTCGGAGAACTCTATGCTGACGTGGAACTTCCACCGCTCGCTCCAACCACAGACCTCTTCAttcagcagcagcagcagcagcaacagcGACAGCAACCGCCCAATTCTAACGGTAACGGTGACGGCGGTTGCGTTGCCTTGAGTGACAGTGACGACGACGACGGATTGAACATTGTCTTGAACGACGACGAAGGCGTTTGCAACGGTCTTCCACCTGTTGCTCGTTCTGATGACGTGGATGATGATTGCGGTGGTGAAGGTGGCGgcgatggtggtggtggtgagcGATTGGAGGATAGGTCCGAATTTCTGAGTAAGAATGGGGTCAGAGGTGGATACGGTTCCTTGTTTTTTCGTCGTAAG TATACAAGGAATCAAGGATTGATATCGCTGGGGATCGGTTCTTCCTTGAGCAAAAGCTGGCGGAATGGCGATACATGCTCGCAGAACCTTCCATCAAGTTCCTCTCATGTTACTCGAATTTGCGCCACAACAAATCCTAAGGGGGTTCAATATGGATATGGATCCGTTCTACCTTG GAGTATATTCGATGTGAACATTGAGATGTTTCCAGAGAAATCGTGGAGGGTTCCCGGAGCTGACATAACAGATTATTTCAACTTTGGTTTTAATGAGAATACATGGAAGCTATATTGTGCTTCATTG GAGCAACTTTGGCAAACAACTATGGGAACAGGTATTTCTGGTGATGAATCTTTAAAGCTGACTCAG GAAGCCATGAGTCAGCAAATTGATGAAGTTGTGTCTGGGAGTGCACTTTCCCCTTCATCCGAATTTGAATTG CCAAAAGGCAGAGCAATTCAGGTTGAGGATAATATGATTGAACGCAAACCATCAATGGATGTAAAGCGCCCACGCAATCAGGATTCTGATGTCATTATACAG ATCAAGGTGCATGAGTCCTCTGATGATTGCTCCCGTTCTGGGAATAGCACTGTAATGGATGCATCATTAGAAGGGGAACCTGCTCTAGTTGATAACAAAATTCTCACTTCTTCTGGTGAACTGGATGTGTCTGAGGATCAGTTGGAAGCTGTGAAAAAATCAGTTCAAGAAAG AACTGGGCTGATTCCTGAAGTAGATGAACATGAACTTCAGGATGAAGTAGACAAACATTCAAATGATGCTGCACAAGTTCCAGGGGGAGAAATGAAATCCGAGCAAGGCGTTGCCATAGACACATATAGTGCTGATCCATGCTGGATTGAATCAGAATTGTCACTTGGTGATCAAGAGCTCAGTCTGACTTCCTATACTGATAGCGATTCTGAGGCAACAGAAAATAGTGTGCATGTTGATAATGAGAAAAGTCATATCCCTTTGAGAAGGCAATCAGTGAATTCTGACATTAGCTTGAAGAACTCCTTGCCAGTTCATCGTAAGAACTCAAAAGGCAACAATTTGGACAGAAGACCACCAAATGTAACTTACTATTCAAGAAATAAACGCCCATTTCAAAAGGAATGCAGGCGTCAAAATGGTAGACAGTGGCGTGGTTCTAGTCTGAATTATCCCATCGAATATGATAATGATTCTTCCTCTATCCCCAGTTATAGTGCAAGAGATCTGTCTCTGTTTGGAAATCAATTTATTGATTATGACATTTGTAAAGAACGAGCGCCAGGTTTTGCTAGTCGTAAAAGAAGATATGACAGGGAAACAAAACAATCCTTCTATTATGGCAGAGAAAAGGTTAACAACAACCTGTTTCAAACTCTGCACACTAAATATTCATATCGGGATGATCGAGAAATCTTTCGGGAGAAGACAAACCAATATGAcagaaaatatgaaaatgagAGGGATTATTTTTTTGAATCGAGATCTCCTATGGCAGATGAtgaaggaagagagagaaaatggCATGATGCTGATTTGGAGTACTATGCTGATGACCTAAGTCCTCACTCTTGTTGGGAGTTAAGGCAGTTTCCTCGAAAACATTCATCCTTTCCTGATGAGGAGAGAGGTGCTCATAGAGGAAGAATGAATGACCGTTTTGGAGACAGATACTACAGtgatgatcttgatgaatatgaGTTAGAGTTTCTAAACACAAGCTATAGAATATCTCCATATTCTGAGAAAAATATGGAATCTTTAAATAATAGACATGAAGAGTCGTTCTCAGATATTGATATAGATCCTAGAAGATCTGCTCGAAGGGATAGACATTGTGACAGACCTTTAGATTTGGATAACTTGTGGCCTGGGAAAAGGGAAGATTACTCTCAGAAATACAAACATCATcagatttcgaaaaaaagaagGGAATGTAGACAATCATATGCAACTTCCATGCGAAACTATGCATATGGCACTAGAGTAACTGAAAAATTGGAGGTTTCTAGAAGATATGAACATGCTAGAAACAACAGAGGGTCTTATGGTTATACTGATGCTGTTGAGGATGAAGATTTCATGATTGACCCAGCAGAAGAGTATCAGTGTTACAGGTCCCCTTCTGAGGTCCTTAATTGGATTGAAGATGAAAATACTTTTCAGCATCATGAAATTCATACAAGCTCTTTGCATGCTAAGGTGCAATTGGGTGGTATAGAATTTCAGCAGCATCAACTAAATATGCCGAGAAGTAGTGAGAATTGTTTAAATGGTAGATCTAAAATCATGGACAGGGGTAAATGTTGGCAAGCCGTGCCCAGATATAGGAAATCAGTACATCTTGTTAGTGAGGAAGGAAAG TCTCTCTCAAGTTCCAGACTCTCACACAAGGATATGCTTGAATCAGTGAACCAGGGAATGGCTAAGAAGCGGAGAGCTTTGGTGGGTTCTGAAGAATTTCGTCACAGGACCATCAAACTGAGCACCTCAAAATGTGAGAGCAACCACAGAAACAAGAAATCACTTCAGAACATTCCGGACAAAGGGCACAAGGACTGCTCGGACATTGAGGAGGGTCAGATTGTAATGGAAGAACCATGCTTAGAGGCTTCTACATCCAGAAGAGATGTTTCTGAAGTTGCGGCACTCACTGAAACTGCGAGGAAGGGACGgtcaaaaaatgaaaataatgctGTCCATCTAATAGGTGGTTATGACAGCCAAAGGATTCTTGATACATTGGCGAAGATGGAGAAGCGCAGGGAGCGGTTTAAGCAGCCAATCTCTACCAAAGCAGAAGAGAGTTCAGTTATCAACAATGACTCGGCAATTGATACAGGTGAAATGAAGCAACATAGGCCGGCTCGAAAGAGGAGCTGGCTTGGCAGTTAA
- the LOC130976989 gene encoding FIP1[III]-like protein isoform X1, protein MEAFDDDDDFGELYADVELPPLAPTTDLFIQQQQQQQQRQQPPNSNGNGDGGCVALSDSDDDDGLNIVLNDDEGVCNGLPPVARSDDVDDDCGGEGGGDGGGGERLEDRSEFLSKNGVRGGYGSLFFRRKYTRNQGLISLGIGSSLSKSWRNGDTCSQNLPSSSSHVTRICATTNPKGVQYGYGSVLPWYWSIFDVNIEMFPEKSWRVPGADITDYFNFGFNENTWKLYCASLEQLWQTTMGTGISGDESLKLTQEAMSQQIDEVVSGSALSPSSEFELPKGRAIQVEDNMIERKPSMDVKRPRNQDSDVIIQIKVHESSDDCSRSGNSTVMDASLEGEPALVDNKILTSSGELDVSEDQLEAVKKSVQERTGLIPEVDEHELQDEVDKHSNDAAQVPGGEMKSEQGVAIDTYSADPCWIESELSLGDQELSLTSYTDSDSEATENSVHVDNEKSHIPLRRQSVNSDISLKNSLPVHRKNSKGNNLDRRPPNVTYYSRNKRPFQKECRRQNGRQWRGSSLNYPIEYDNDSSSIPSYSARDLSLFGNQFIDYDICKERAPGFASRKRRYDRETKQSFYYGREKVNNNLFQTLHTKYSYRDDREIFREKTNQYDRKYENERDYFFESRSPMADDEGRERKWHDADLEYYADDLSPHSCWELRQFPRKHSSFPDEERGAHRGRMNDRFGDRYYSDDLDEYELEFLNTSYRISPYSEKNMESLNNRHEESFSDIDIDPRRSARRDRHCDRPLDLDNLWPGKREDYSQKYKHHQISKKRRECRQSYATSMRNYAYGTRVTEKLEVSRRYEHARNNRGSYGYTDAVEDEDFMIDPAEEYQCYRSPSEVLNWIEDENTFQHHEIHTSSLHAKVQLGGIEFQQHQLNMPRSSENCLNGRSKIMDRGKCWQAVPRYRKSVHLVSEEGKSLSSSRLSHKDMLESVNQGMAKKRRALVGSEEFRHRTIKLSTSKCESNHRNKKSLQNIPDKGHKDCSDIEEGQIVMEEPCLEASTSRRDVSEVAALTETARKGRSKNENNAVHLIGGYDSQRILDTLAKMEKRRERFKQPISTKAEESSVINNDSAIDTGEMKQHRPARKRSWLGS, encoded by the exons ATGGAAGCTTTCGATGACGATGACGATTTCGGAGAACTCTATGCTGACGTGGAACTTCCACCGCTCGCTCCAACCACAGACCTCTTCAttcagcagcagcagcagcagcaacagcGACAGCAACCGCCCAATTCTAACGGTAACGGTGACGGCGGTTGCGTTGCCTTGAGTGACAGTGACGACGACGACGGATTGAACATTGTCTTGAACGACGACGAAGGCGTTTGCAACGGTCTTCCACCTGTTGCTCGTTCTGATGACGTGGATGATGATTGCGGTGGTGAAGGTGGCGgcgatggtggtggtggtgagcGATTGGAGGATAGGTCCGAATTTCTGAGTAAGAATGGGGTCAGAGGTGGATACGGTTCCTTGTTTTTTCGTCGTAAG TATACAAGGAATCAAGGATTGATATCGCTGGGGATCGGTTCTTCCTTGAGCAAAAGCTGGCGGAATGGCGATACATGCTCGCAGAACCTTCCATCAAGTTCCTCTCATGTTACTCGAATTTGCGCCACAACAAATCCTAAGGGGGTTCAATATGGATATGGATCCGTTCTACCTTGGTACTG GAGTATATTCGATGTGAACATTGAGATGTTTCCAGAGAAATCGTGGAGGGTTCCCGGAGCTGACATAACAGATTATTTCAACTTTGGTTTTAATGAGAATACATGGAAGCTATATTGTGCTTCATTG GAGCAACTTTGGCAAACAACTATGGGAACAGGTATTTCTGGTGATGAATCTTTAAAGCTGACTCAG GAAGCCATGAGTCAGCAAATTGATGAAGTTGTGTCTGGGAGTGCACTTTCCCCTTCATCCGAATTTGAATTG CCAAAAGGCAGAGCAATTCAGGTTGAGGATAATATGATTGAACGCAAACCATCAATGGATGTAAAGCGCCCACGCAATCAGGATTCTGATGTCATTATACAG ATCAAGGTGCATGAGTCCTCTGATGATTGCTCCCGTTCTGGGAATAGCACTGTAATGGATGCATCATTAGAAGGGGAACCTGCTCTAGTTGATAACAAAATTCTCACTTCTTCTGGTGAACTGGATGTGTCTGAGGATCAGTTGGAAGCTGTGAAAAAATCAGTTCAAGAAAG AACTGGGCTGATTCCTGAAGTAGATGAACATGAACTTCAGGATGAAGTAGACAAACATTCAAATGATGCTGCACAAGTTCCAGGGGGAGAAATGAAATCCGAGCAAGGCGTTGCCATAGACACATATAGTGCTGATCCATGCTGGATTGAATCAGAATTGTCACTTGGTGATCAAGAGCTCAGTCTGACTTCCTATACTGATAGCGATTCTGAGGCAACAGAAAATAGTGTGCATGTTGATAATGAGAAAAGTCATATCCCTTTGAGAAGGCAATCAGTGAATTCTGACATTAGCTTGAAGAACTCCTTGCCAGTTCATCGTAAGAACTCAAAAGGCAACAATTTGGACAGAAGACCACCAAATGTAACTTACTATTCAAGAAATAAACGCCCATTTCAAAAGGAATGCAGGCGTCAAAATGGTAGACAGTGGCGTGGTTCTAGTCTGAATTATCCCATCGAATATGATAATGATTCTTCCTCTATCCCCAGTTATAGTGCAAGAGATCTGTCTCTGTTTGGAAATCAATTTATTGATTATGACATTTGTAAAGAACGAGCGCCAGGTTTTGCTAGTCGTAAAAGAAGATATGACAGGGAAACAAAACAATCCTTCTATTATGGCAGAGAAAAGGTTAACAACAACCTGTTTCAAACTCTGCACACTAAATATTCATATCGGGATGATCGAGAAATCTTTCGGGAGAAGACAAACCAATATGAcagaaaatatgaaaatgagAGGGATTATTTTTTTGAATCGAGATCTCCTATGGCAGATGAtgaaggaagagagagaaaatggCATGATGCTGATTTGGAGTACTATGCTGATGACCTAAGTCCTCACTCTTGTTGGGAGTTAAGGCAGTTTCCTCGAAAACATTCATCCTTTCCTGATGAGGAGAGAGGTGCTCATAGAGGAAGAATGAATGACCGTTTTGGAGACAGATACTACAGtgatgatcttgatgaatatgaGTTAGAGTTTCTAAACACAAGCTATAGAATATCTCCATATTCTGAGAAAAATATGGAATCTTTAAATAATAGACATGAAGAGTCGTTCTCAGATATTGATATAGATCCTAGAAGATCTGCTCGAAGGGATAGACATTGTGACAGACCTTTAGATTTGGATAACTTGTGGCCTGGGAAAAGGGAAGATTACTCTCAGAAATACAAACATCATcagatttcgaaaaaaagaagGGAATGTAGACAATCATATGCAACTTCCATGCGAAACTATGCATATGGCACTAGAGTAACTGAAAAATTGGAGGTTTCTAGAAGATATGAACATGCTAGAAACAACAGAGGGTCTTATGGTTATACTGATGCTGTTGAGGATGAAGATTTCATGATTGACCCAGCAGAAGAGTATCAGTGTTACAGGTCCCCTTCTGAGGTCCTTAATTGGATTGAAGATGAAAATACTTTTCAGCATCATGAAATTCATACAAGCTCTTTGCATGCTAAGGTGCAATTGGGTGGTATAGAATTTCAGCAGCATCAACTAAATATGCCGAGAAGTAGTGAGAATTGTTTAAATGGTAGATCTAAAATCATGGACAGGGGTAAATGTTGGCAAGCCGTGCCCAGATATAGGAAATCAGTACATCTTGTTAGTGAGGAAGGAAAG TCTCTCTCAAGTTCCAGACTCTCACACAAGGATATGCTTGAATCAGTGAACCAGGGAATGGCTAAGAAGCGGAGAGCTTTGGTGGGTTCTGAAGAATTTCGTCACAGGACCATCAAACTGAGCACCTCAAAATGTGAGAGCAACCACAGAAACAAGAAATCACTTCAGAACATTCCGGACAAAGGGCACAAGGACTGCTCGGACATTGAGGAGGGTCAGATTGTAATGGAAGAACCATGCTTAGAGGCTTCTACATCCAGAAGAGATGTTTCTGAAGTTGCGGCACTCACTGAAACTGCGAGGAAGGGACGgtcaaaaaatgaaaataatgctGTCCATCTAATAGGTGGTTATGACAGCCAAAGGATTCTTGATACATTGGCGAAGATGGAGAAGCGCAGGGAGCGGTTTAAGCAGCCAATCTCTACCAAAGCAGAAGAGAGTTCAGTTATCAACAATGACTCGGCAATTGATACAGGTGAAATGAAGCAACATAGGCCGGCTCGAAAGAGGAGCTGGCTTGGCAGTTAA
- the LOC130976989 gene encoding FIP1[V]-like protein isoform X3, translated as MEAFDDDDDFGELYADVELPPLAPTTDLFIQQQQQQQQRQQPPNSNGNGDGGCVALSDSDDDDGLNIVLNDDEGVCNGLPPVARSDDVDDDCGGEGGGDGGGGERLEDRSEFLSKNGVRGGYGSLFFRRKYTRNQGLISLGIGSSLSKSWRNGDTCSQNLPSSSSHVTRICATTNPKGVQYGYGSVLPWYWSIFDVNIEMFPEKSWRVPGADITDYFNFGFNENTWKLYCASLEQLWQTTMGTGISGDESLKLTQEAMSQQIDEVVSGSALSPSSEFELPKGRAIQVEDNMIERKPSMDVKRPRNQDSDVIIQIKVHESSDDCSRSGNSTVMDASLEGEPALVDNKILTSSGELDVSEDQLEAVKKSVQERTGLIPEVDEHELQDEVDKHSNDAAQVPGGEMKSEQGVAIDTYSADPCWIESELSLGDQELSLTSYTDSDSEATENSVHVDNEKSHIPLRRQSVNSDISLKNSLPVHRKNSKGNNLDRRPPNVTYYSRNKRPFQKECRRQNGRQWRGSSLNYPIEYDNDSSSIPSYSARDLSLFGNQFIDYDICKERAPGFASRKRRYDRETKQSFYYGREKVNNNLFQTLHTKYSYRDDREIFREKTNQYDRKYENERDYFFESRSPMADDEGRERKWHDADLEYYADDLSPHSCWELRQFPRKHSSFPDEERGAHRGRMNDRFGDRYYSDDLDEYELEFLNTSYRISPYSEKNMESLNNRHEESFSDIDIDPRRSARRDRHCDRPLDLDNLWPGKREDYSQKYKHHQISKKRRECRQSYATSMRNYAYGTRVTEKLEVSRRYEHARNNRGSYGYTDAVEDEDFMIDPAEEYQCYRSPSEVLNWIEDENTFQHHEIHTSSLHAKVQLGGIEFQQHQLNMPRSSENCLNGRSKIMDRGKCWQAVPRYRKSVHLVSEEGK; from the exons ATGGAAGCTTTCGATGACGATGACGATTTCGGAGAACTCTATGCTGACGTGGAACTTCCACCGCTCGCTCCAACCACAGACCTCTTCAttcagcagcagcagcagcagcaacagcGACAGCAACCGCCCAATTCTAACGGTAACGGTGACGGCGGTTGCGTTGCCTTGAGTGACAGTGACGACGACGACGGATTGAACATTGTCTTGAACGACGACGAAGGCGTTTGCAACGGTCTTCCACCTGTTGCTCGTTCTGATGACGTGGATGATGATTGCGGTGGTGAAGGTGGCGgcgatggtggtggtggtgagcGATTGGAGGATAGGTCCGAATTTCTGAGTAAGAATGGGGTCAGAGGTGGATACGGTTCCTTGTTTTTTCGTCGTAAG TATACAAGGAATCAAGGATTGATATCGCTGGGGATCGGTTCTTCCTTGAGCAAAAGCTGGCGGAATGGCGATACATGCTCGCAGAACCTTCCATCAAGTTCCTCTCATGTTACTCGAATTTGCGCCACAACAAATCCTAAGGGGGTTCAATATGGATATGGATCCGTTCTACCTTGGTACTG GAGTATATTCGATGTGAACATTGAGATGTTTCCAGAGAAATCGTGGAGGGTTCCCGGAGCTGACATAACAGATTATTTCAACTTTGGTTTTAATGAGAATACATGGAAGCTATATTGTGCTTCATTG GAGCAACTTTGGCAAACAACTATGGGAACAGGTATTTCTGGTGATGAATCTTTAAAGCTGACTCAG GAAGCCATGAGTCAGCAAATTGATGAAGTTGTGTCTGGGAGTGCACTTTCCCCTTCATCCGAATTTGAATTG CCAAAAGGCAGAGCAATTCAGGTTGAGGATAATATGATTGAACGCAAACCATCAATGGATGTAAAGCGCCCACGCAATCAGGATTCTGATGTCATTATACAG ATCAAGGTGCATGAGTCCTCTGATGATTGCTCCCGTTCTGGGAATAGCACTGTAATGGATGCATCATTAGAAGGGGAACCTGCTCTAGTTGATAACAAAATTCTCACTTCTTCTGGTGAACTGGATGTGTCTGAGGATCAGTTGGAAGCTGTGAAAAAATCAGTTCAAGAAAG AACTGGGCTGATTCCTGAAGTAGATGAACATGAACTTCAGGATGAAGTAGACAAACATTCAAATGATGCTGCACAAGTTCCAGGGGGAGAAATGAAATCCGAGCAAGGCGTTGCCATAGACACATATAGTGCTGATCCATGCTGGATTGAATCAGAATTGTCACTTGGTGATCAAGAGCTCAGTCTGACTTCCTATACTGATAGCGATTCTGAGGCAACAGAAAATAGTGTGCATGTTGATAATGAGAAAAGTCATATCCCTTTGAGAAGGCAATCAGTGAATTCTGACATTAGCTTGAAGAACTCCTTGCCAGTTCATCGTAAGAACTCAAAAGGCAACAATTTGGACAGAAGACCACCAAATGTAACTTACTATTCAAGAAATAAACGCCCATTTCAAAAGGAATGCAGGCGTCAAAATGGTAGACAGTGGCGTGGTTCTAGTCTGAATTATCCCATCGAATATGATAATGATTCTTCCTCTATCCCCAGTTATAGTGCAAGAGATCTGTCTCTGTTTGGAAATCAATTTATTGATTATGACATTTGTAAAGAACGAGCGCCAGGTTTTGCTAGTCGTAAAAGAAGATATGACAGGGAAACAAAACAATCCTTCTATTATGGCAGAGAAAAGGTTAACAACAACCTGTTTCAAACTCTGCACACTAAATATTCATATCGGGATGATCGAGAAATCTTTCGGGAGAAGACAAACCAATATGAcagaaaatatgaaaatgagAGGGATTATTTTTTTGAATCGAGATCTCCTATGGCAGATGAtgaaggaagagagagaaaatggCATGATGCTGATTTGGAGTACTATGCTGATGACCTAAGTCCTCACTCTTGTTGGGAGTTAAGGCAGTTTCCTCGAAAACATTCATCCTTTCCTGATGAGGAGAGAGGTGCTCATAGAGGAAGAATGAATGACCGTTTTGGAGACAGATACTACAGtgatgatcttgatgaatatgaGTTAGAGTTTCTAAACACAAGCTATAGAATATCTCCATATTCTGAGAAAAATATGGAATCTTTAAATAATAGACATGAAGAGTCGTTCTCAGATATTGATATAGATCCTAGAAGATCTGCTCGAAGGGATAGACATTGTGACAGACCTTTAGATTTGGATAACTTGTGGCCTGGGAAAAGGGAAGATTACTCTCAGAAATACAAACATCATcagatttcgaaaaaaagaagGGAATGTAGACAATCATATGCAACTTCCATGCGAAACTATGCATATGGCACTAGAGTAACTGAAAAATTGGAGGTTTCTAGAAGATATGAACATGCTAGAAACAACAGAGGGTCTTATGGTTATACTGATGCTGTTGAGGATGAAGATTTCATGATTGACCCAGCAGAAGAGTATCAGTGTTACAGGTCCCCTTCTGAGGTCCTTAATTGGATTGAAGATGAAAATACTTTTCAGCATCATGAAATTCATACAAGCTCTTTGCATGCTAAGGTGCAATTGGGTGGTATAGAATTTCAGCAGCATCAACTAAATATGCCGAGAAGTAGTGAGAATTGTTTAAATGGTAGATCTAAAATCATGGACAGGGGTAAATGTTGGCAAGCCGTGCCCAGATATAGGAAATCAGTACATCTTGTTAGTGAGGAAGGAAAG TGA